A genomic window from Lotus japonicus ecotype B-129 chromosome 1, LjGifu_v1.2 includes:
- the LOC130732973 gene encoding uncharacterized protein LOC130732973, with product MPSQVPRKRMEEKSPRIIIKHLVSSKLIKIPALNMDDVKKHSNMVESPTSQAATMMRKSSSERWNCLCSPTKHAGSFRCRRHRSTSMHRSMSIDSRLSSMPSKDSPPQAQ from the coding sequence GAAAAGGATGGAGGAGAAGTCCCCTCGGATCATCATAAAACATCTGGTTAGTAGCAAACTAATAAAAATCCCAGCTTTGAACATGGATGATGTGAAGAAGCACTCAAATATGGTTGAGTCACCAACATCTCAAGCAGCAACCATGATGAGGAAATCTTCTAGTGAGAGGTGGAATTGTTTATGCTCCCCCACCAAACATGCTGGCTCCTTCAGGTGCCGTCGCCACCGTTCCACTTCGATGCACAGATCCATGTCTATTGACTCCAGGCTCTCTTCAATGCCCTCCAAAGACTCACCACCACAAGCTCAATAG